A genome region from Chlorobaculum tepidum TLS includes the following:
- a CDS encoding potassium transporter Kup, with the protein MSTTSDESHLSFSSDNFDFKRLVTLSLAALGVVFGDIGTSPLYAIRECFHGEFSIPVNTPNVLGVLSLLIWALLLIVTLKYLTFIMKADNEGEGGILALTALIISHSKKNKSERWILVSLGLFGAALLYGDGMITPSISVLSAVEGIQIIAPSFGPLVIPVTIAILAGLFLFQHHGTAKVGSFFGPIILLWFTSIGLCGLVEIVKYPAILKAVFPWYGLEFLVNNHAKGFLVLGAVFLAVTGAEALYADMGHFGRRPIRLTWSLLVLPALLLNYFGQGAVLLSEPAKSWNPFYALVPSWGIIPMVILATLATIIASQALITGIFSLTQQGIQLGYIPRLTVQHTSASHIGQIYVPAANWALMFSTIALVAGFGSSSKLASAYGVAVTATMLISAVLFYYVARDLWNWNRLGLNLLMGMFMLIDLSFFGASVSKLFHGAWFPLVIGFALFTLMLTWKQGRLLLMKQIQDRTLTVSEFTESLAIQQPQRVKGQAIYLTANPDVVPMALLHNMRHNKILHSEVGLLHFSTERVPRVPNSKKVEVIQLNYGMYKIIARYGFMEYPNIRQVLALANQQGMHFRTDAISYFINREKIVTGMKSKMSVWRKKLFALMARNALSATAYYDLPSGQVIEIGVQVQI; encoded by the coding sequence ATGTCAACGACGTCAGACGAATCCCATTTATCTTTCTCCTCCGATAATTTTGATTTCAAGCGTCTTGTTACCTTGTCGCTTGCCGCGCTTGGCGTGGTGTTTGGGGATATTGGTACCAGTCCTCTCTATGCCATCCGCGAATGTTTTCATGGCGAATTCAGCATTCCCGTGAACACTCCCAACGTGCTCGGAGTACTTTCTCTGCTGATCTGGGCACTACTCCTGATTGTTACCCTGAAGTACCTGACCTTTATTATGAAGGCTGATAACGAAGGGGAGGGGGGGATTCTGGCACTGACCGCTCTGATCATTTCCCACAGCAAGAAGAACAAAAGCGAACGGTGGATTCTGGTCAGTCTCGGCCTGTTTGGTGCGGCGCTGCTCTATGGCGACGGTATGATTACGCCGTCGATCTCGGTGCTCAGCGCTGTCGAGGGTATCCAGATCATCGCCCCCAGCTTCGGTCCGCTGGTTATTCCCGTGACCATCGCCATCCTTGCCGGGCTGTTCCTTTTTCAGCATCATGGCACGGCCAAGGTTGGTTCATTTTTCGGCCCGATTATTTTGCTCTGGTTCACCTCGATCGGGCTGTGCGGTCTGGTAGAGATTGTCAAGTATCCGGCGATTCTGAAGGCGGTATTTCCCTGGTATGGGCTGGAGTTTCTCGTAAACAATCACGCTAAAGGCTTTCTGGTGCTTGGCGCTGTCTTTCTTGCCGTTACCGGCGCCGAGGCGCTGTATGCCGATATGGGCCATTTTGGACGGCGGCCGATCCGGCTGACCTGGAGCCTGCTGGTGTTGCCGGCTTTGTTGTTGAATTATTTCGGCCAGGGGGCGGTGCTGCTCTCCGAACCAGCCAAGTCCTGGAATCCATTCTATGCCCTGGTTCCGTCATGGGGCATCATTCCGATGGTCATTCTGGCCACGCTTGCCACCATCATCGCTTCTCAGGCGCTTATCACGGGGATCTTTTCGCTGACCCAGCAGGGTATCCAGCTCGGTTATATTCCGAGGCTCACCGTACAGCATACCTCAGCCAGTCATATTGGCCAGATTTACGTTCCAGCGGCCAACTGGGCGCTGATGTTCTCGACGATTGCCCTTGTCGCCGGGTTCGGCTCCTCGAGTAAACTTGCCTCGGCTTACGGTGTGGCCGTGACGGCGACCATGCTGATTTCTGCCGTGCTATTTTACTATGTCGCTCGTGATCTCTGGAACTGGAACCGTCTTGGCCTCAATCTGTTGATGGGCATGTTCATGCTGATCGATCTGTCGTTTTTCGGGGCCAGCGTCAGCAAGCTTTTCCACGGCGCCTGGTTCCCGCTGGTTATCGGGTTTGCGCTGTTCACCCTCATGCTGACCTGGAAGCAGGGGCGTTTGCTTCTGATGAAGCAGATTCAGGATCGTACGCTCACGGTCAGCGAGTTCACCGAAAGCCTCGCCATTCAGCAGCCGCAGCGGGTCAAGGGGCAGGCAATCTATCTGACGGCCAACCCTGATGTGGTGCCGATGGCTCTGTTACACAATATGCGCCACAACAAGATTCTGCATTCAGAGGTAGGCCTGTTGCATTTCTCCACCGAGCGTGTGCCTCGTGTGCCGAACAGCAAAAAAGTGGAAGTCATTCAGCTCAATTACGGGATGTACAAGATTATCGCCCGGTATGGCTTCATGGAGTATCCCAACATCAGGCAGGTGCTTGCTCTTGCTAACCAGCAGGGAATGCATTTCAGGACTGATGCAATCAGCTATTTTATCAATCGGGAAAAGATCGTTACGGGTATGAAATCGAAAATGAGCGTCTGGCGAAAAAAATTGTTCGCGCTTATGGCCCGCAATGCACTGAGCGCTACGGCTTACTACGATCTTCCCTCGGGGCAGGTTATCGAAATAGGTGTGCAGGTACAGATTTAA
- a CDS encoding tetratricopeptide repeat protein, producing the protein MGHKRTWLAVTRVTGAILMALYLLLTMPFVSAAGPAEELIDQGIRRGLEGNYQDAIDHFSRAIRLTPRNADAFYNRGLARVSIGDLTGAIADYSMSISLDPRSSGAYNNRGFALAALGRYAEALADMSRAIALRPDMAQLYNNRGTIRMSIKAYALAIADFTRAIALDPLLAGAYNNRGLARNLSGQLQGAVADYREAVRIDPRYKVAWYNLGNAHISLGDAKEAVEDYSKVLVLDPGMLVARNNRAFARLSLGDYKGALEDLNLVISKSPQDAAGWYNRGVVRKLAGDRQGAIEDLRRAAAFGDSLAVEALREITSRDSMPP; encoded by the coding sequence GTGGGACACAAACGAACCTGGCTTGCCGTCACACGGGTGACTGGCGCCATTCTGATGGCGTTGTATCTGCTGTTGACCATGCCGTTTGTGTCCGCCGCCGGACCTGCTGAAGAATTGATCGATCAGGGTATCCGGAGGGGGCTTGAAGGCAATTATCAGGACGCGATCGATCATTTCAGCCGCGCGATACGTCTTACTCCCCGCAATGCAGATGCTTTTTACAACCGGGGTCTTGCCCGTGTTTCAATTGGCGACCTGACAGGCGCGATTGCCGATTATAGCATGAGCATAAGCCTTGATCCCCGTTCATCCGGAGCATACAATAACCGCGGATTTGCCCTGGCGGCTCTTGGCAGATATGCGGAAGCCCTCGCGGACATGTCACGAGCGATAGCTCTCCGGCCGGACATGGCTCAATTGTATAACAATCGAGGCACGATCAGGATGTCCATAAAGGCATATGCGCTTGCGATCGCCGATTTCACCAGAGCCATAGCGCTTGATCCGTTGCTTGCCGGTGCGTACAACAATCGCGGGCTTGCCAGAAATCTCTCTGGCCAGCTTCAAGGTGCGGTCGCTGATTACCGCGAAGCGGTTCGGATCGATCCTCGTTACAAGGTCGCCTGGTACAATTTGGGCAATGCGCACATCTCCCTCGGAGATGCAAAAGAGGCCGTTGAGGATTACTCGAAGGTTCTTGTGCTCGATCCTGGTATGCTTGTCGCCCGGAATAACCGGGCTTTCGCTCGGCTTTCACTGGGAGACTATAAAGGGGCTCTGGAAGACTTGAACCTCGTCATATCGAAGTCTCCGCAAGATGCTGCGGGCTGGTACAACCGGGGCGTCGTCCGGAAGCTCGCTGGTGACCGGCAGGGTGCCATTGAAGATCTCCGGCGGGCTGCGGCGTTTGGCGATTCTTTGGCTGTCGAGGCGCTCAGGGAGATAACGAGCCGGGATAGCATGCCGCCCTGA
- a CDS encoding septal ring lytic transglycosylase RlpA family protein, with protein sequence MKKRFILYSHLVLALSFFMSVSPFNAFASQNGAIAQSSPQKNSSSRNAVLKFTTAKPLDNGNRFMVAIGKASYYTNRFRGQTTANGETFDMKEFTAAHRSLPFGTIVRVTNLNNGKMVFVKINDRGPYVKNRIIDLSKAAAKQLDLVDSGVGRVKIEAYN encoded by the coding sequence ATGAAAAAACGCTTTATTTTGTACAGCCACCTTGTATTGGCATTATCCTTCTTCATGTCAGTTTCTCCGTTCAACGCTTTTGCAAGCCAAAACGGAGCCATAGCTCAATCCTCACCACAGAAAAACAGTTCATCCCGGAACGCAGTATTAAAATTCACAACTGCAAAGCCGCTGGACAACGGCAACCGGTTTATGGTTGCAATCGGAAAAGCATCCTATTACACCAACAGATTCCGCGGCCAGACAACAGCAAACGGCGAAACGTTTGACATGAAAGAATTCACCGCTGCCCATCGTTCTCTGCCGTTCGGAACTATCGTCAGGGTAACCAATCTCAACAACGGAAAAATGGTCTTCGTAAAGATCAACGATCGGGGGCCCTATGTCAAAAACCGGATCATCGACCTCTCGAAAGCTGCAGCCAAACAGCTCGACCTTGTTGACAGTGGCGTCGGCAGAGTCAAGATAGAAGCGTATAACTAA
- a CDS encoding FAD-dependent oxidoreductase — translation MNKQVDVLVIGGSAAGIVAATTGKAFYASKSFLIVRKEPEAVVPCGIPYIFGTLDGVHQNIVPTAPLANADVELLIDEVVSIDREAKSATTAGGVVISWDKLVLATGSEPKTPDWLEGRDLDGVFVIPKNRDYLCRLRSRLEEPRRVAIIGGGFIGVELADELAKKGHDVTLVEILPHVLSMAFDSDLSLKAEELLVKRGVKLKTGEKLKKLAGQASVSKVILESGEEIEVDIVILATGYAPNVELARSAGIKINELGAIRVDEYMRTEDKNIFAVGDCAEKFSFITRIVKGLMLASTACSEARIAGMNLFGLSRLRTFSGTIAIFSTAIGGTTFAAAGVTEQLARERGFEVVSAGFTGIDKHPGTLPETSNQYVKLIVNSENGLVLGGAVMGGQSAGELINVIGVIIETKMTVNELLTLQFGTHPLLTGPPTAYALIKAAEAVEMKLRHFK, via the coding sequence ATGAACAAACAGGTCGATGTTCTTGTCATTGGCGGCAGCGCGGCTGGCATTGTCGCCGCCACCACCGGCAAGGCATTCTATGCATCCAAATCGTTTCTCATCGTCCGCAAGGAACCCGAAGCGGTCGTGCCGTGCGGGATTCCCTATATTTTCGGCACCCTCGATGGCGTACACCAGAACATCGTTCCCACCGCGCCGCTGGCCAACGCTGACGTCGAGCTGCTCATCGACGAAGTCGTTTCAATTGACCGCGAAGCCAAGTCAGCCACCACCGCCGGAGGCGTGGTCATCTCGTGGGACAAGCTCGTGCTCGCGACCGGCTCCGAACCGAAAACCCCCGACTGGCTCGAAGGGCGCGACCTCGACGGCGTGTTCGTCATCCCGAAAAACCGCGACTACCTGTGCCGTCTCCGCTCGCGGCTCGAAGAGCCTCGCCGGGTGGCCATCATCGGCGGCGGCTTCATCGGCGTCGAACTGGCCGACGAGCTGGCCAAAAAGGGCCATGACGTGACCCTCGTCGAAATTCTTCCGCATGTCCTCAGCATGGCCTTCGACAGCGACCTCTCGCTCAAGGCCGAGGAGCTGCTCGTCAAGAGAGGCGTGAAGCTGAAAACCGGCGAGAAGCTCAAGAAGCTCGCAGGTCAGGCGAGCGTCTCAAAGGTCATCCTCGAAAGCGGCGAAGAGATCGAGGTCGACATCGTCATTCTGGCCACCGGCTACGCGCCCAACGTCGAGCTGGCTCGCTCGGCGGGCATCAAGATCAATGAACTCGGCGCCATCCGGGTTGACGAGTACATGCGCACCGAAGACAAGAATATCTTCGCCGTCGGCGACTGCGCCGAAAAGTTCTCCTTCATCACCCGCATCGTCAAGGGGCTGATGCTCGCCTCGACCGCCTGCTCGGAGGCGCGAATCGCGGGCATGAACCTGTTCGGCCTCTCCCGGCTGCGCACCTTCAGCGGCACCATCGCCATCTTCTCGACGGCCATCGGCGGCACCACCTTCGCCGCCGCCGGAGTCACCGAACAGCTCGCCCGCGAGCGCGGCTTCGAGGTCGTTTCGGCAGGCTTCACCGGCATCGACAAGCACCCCGGCACCCTGCCCGAAACCTCCAACCAGTACGTCAAGCTGATCGTCAACAGCGAAAACGGCCTGGTGCTCGGCGGCGCGGTCATGGGCGGACAGAGCGCTGGCGAGCTGATTAACGTCATTGGCGTCATCATCGAAACCAAGATGACCGTCAACGAACTGCTCACGCTCCAGTTCGGCACCCATCCGCTGCTCACCGGCCCGCCGACCGCCTACGCCCTCATCAAGGCCGCTGAAGCCGTCGAAATGAAGCTCCGCCACTTCAAGTAA
- a CDS encoding cytochrome subunit of sulfide dehydrogenase, with translation MLAAAPLLLASGNGFATTGPAAKPAVKPVTESRGEILSLSCAGCHGTDGNSSSVIPSIYGKSPEYIETALIDFKNGSRTSTVMGRHAKGYTGEEIHLIAEYFGNLSKKNH, from the coding sequence ATGCTTGCCGCCGCGCCCTTGCTGCTTGCCTCGGGCAACGGATTTGCGACCACGGGGCCGGCAGCAAAACCCGCCGTCAAGCCCGTAACCGAATCGCGCGGCGAAATCCTCTCGCTTTCGTGCGCCGGATGCCACGGCACCGACGGCAACAGCTCCAGCGTCATTCCGTCGATCTACGGCAAATCGCCGGAGTATATCGAAACCGCGCTGATCGACTTCAAGAACGGCAGCCGGACATCAACCGTCATGGGCCGTCACGCCAAAGGATATACCGGCGAGGAGATTCACCTCATCGCCGAATATTTCGGAAATCTTTCCAAAAAGAACCACTAA
- a CDS encoding CIA30 family protein, which translates to MLVCDFKTTCLNWVNVDDVVMGGVSNSAMQLTQDGTAVFAGNLSLENSGGFASVRTVLERRNYADFAGFRIRVKGDGKRYSFRARNDERFDGVVYKFDFETVPDEWMEIDLSFAGFIPSFRGRTLVDVPPLDSSNIVQIGLLVSNKQAGAFWLEIAWIEAYRADTVASSFR; encoded by the coding sequence ATGCTTGTTTGTGATTTCAAAACCACCTGCCTGAACTGGGTGAATGTCGATGATGTCGTGATGGGCGGTGTATCGAACAGCGCGATGCAGTTGACCCAGGACGGAACCGCTGTGTTTGCCGGGAATCTGTCGCTCGAAAACTCCGGCGGGTTCGCTTCGGTGCGGACGGTGCTGGAGCGGCGGAACTATGCGGATTTTGCCGGGTTTCGGATCAGGGTAAAGGGCGACGGCAAGCGCTACAGCTTCAGGGCGAGGAATGACGAGCGGTTTGACGGCGTCGTCTATAAATTCGATTTCGAGACCGTGCCGGACGAATGGATGGAGATCGATCTTTCTTTTGCAGGCTTCATTCCGTCATTTCGGGGCAGAACGCTTGTCGATGTTCCGCCGCTCGATAGCAGCAATATCGTGCAGATCGGGCTGCTTGTCTCGAACAAACAGGCGGGGGCGTTCTGGCTTGAGATTGCGTGGATCGAGGCGTACCGGGCGGATACCGTTGCATCGTCATTCAGGTAG
- the mnmE gene encoding tRNA uridine-5-carboxymethylaminomethyl(34) synthesis GTPase MnmE, whose product MSPSDLHLPVPGHPIAAIATPVGVGALAIVRISGAGVLDLADRVFRKVHGSGKLAEAAGYTAHFGRLYDGEEMVDEVIALVFRAPRSFTAEQMVEFTCHGGPVVVGRVLRLMLDNGCRLAEPGEFTRRAFLNGRIDLLQAEAIGEMIHARTESAYRTAVSQMKGDLSVRLGGLREQLIRSCALIELELDFSEEDVEFQSRDELTMQIETLRSEVNRLIDSYQHGRIVSEGVSTVIAGKPNAGKSTLLNTLLGQERAIVSHMPGTTRDYIEECFIHDKTMFRLTDTAGLREAGEEIEHEGIRRSRMKMAEADLILYLLDLGTERLDDELTEIRELKAAHPAAKFLTVANKLDRAANADALIRAIADGTGTEVIGISALNGDGIDTLKQHMGDLVKNLDKLHEASVLVTSLRHYEALRNASDALQNALELIAHESETELIAFELRAALDYVGQITGKVVNEEVLNTIFDKFCIGK is encoded by the coding sequence ATGTCACCTTCCGATCTTCATCTTCCCGTTCCCGGCCACCCCATCGCCGCCATTGCCACGCCGGTCGGTGTCGGGGCGCTCGCCATCGTGCGCATCAGCGGCGCGGGGGTACTCGACCTGGCCGACCGCGTGTTCCGCAAAGTGCACGGCAGCGGCAAGCTCGCCGAGGCCGCCGGGTACACCGCGCACTTCGGACGGCTCTACGACGGCGAGGAGATGGTGGATGAGGTGATTGCGCTGGTGTTCCGCGCGCCGCGCTCATTCACCGCCGAACAGATGGTGGAGTTTACTTGCCATGGCGGGCCGGTGGTGGTGGGGCGCGTGCTGCGGCTGATGCTCGACAACGGCTGCCGCCTGGCCGAGCCGGGTGAGTTCACGCGCCGCGCCTTCCTCAACGGGCGCATCGATCTGCTGCAGGCTGAAGCGATCGGCGAAATGATCCACGCCCGCACCGAATCGGCCTACCGCACGGCGGTCAGCCAGATGAAGGGCGACCTCTCGGTGAGGCTCGGTGGATTGCGCGAACAGCTCATCCGCTCCTGCGCCCTCATTGAACTCGAACTCGACTTCAGCGAGGAAGATGTAGAATTCCAGAGCCGCGACGAACTGACCATGCAAATCGAAACGCTCCGTAGCGAAGTGAACCGGCTCATCGACTCCTACCAGCACGGCCGGATTGTCAGCGAAGGGGTCTCGACGGTCATCGCCGGGAAGCCGAACGCCGGTAAGTCCACGCTGCTCAACACGTTACTTGGTCAGGAACGCGCCATCGTCAGCCACATGCCCGGCACCACGCGCGACTACATCGAGGAGTGTTTCATTCACGACAAGACCATGTTTCGCCTCACCGACACCGCCGGACTGCGCGAAGCGGGCGAAGAGATCGAGCACGAAGGCATCCGCCGCAGCCGCATGAAGATGGCCGAAGCCGACCTGATTCTCTACCTGCTCGACCTCGGCACGGAGCGGCTCGACGATGAACTTACCGAAATCCGCGAACTGAAAGCGGCTCACCCCGCAGCGAAATTCCTCACCGTCGCCAACAAGCTCGACCGCGCCGCAAACGCAGACGCCCTCATCCGCGCCATCGCCGACGGTACCGGCACGGAAGTCATCGGTATCTCCGCACTCAACGGAGACGGTATCGACACGCTCAAGCAGCACATGGGCGATCTCGTCAAAAACCTCGACAAACTCCACGAAGCGAGCGTGCTCGTTACCAGCCTCCGCCACTACGAAGCCCTGCGCAACGCCTCCGATGCTCTGCAAAACGCCCTCGAACTCATCGCGCATGAGAGCGAGACCGAACTCATCGCCTTCGAACTCCGAGCCGCCCTCGACTACGTCGGCCAAATCACTGGAAAGGTGGTGAATGAAGAGGTCTTGAATACGATTTTTGACAAGTTTTGTATCGGGAAATAG
- a CDS encoding SDR family oxidoreductase: MNLADSTAVVTGSSSGIGLAICRALLDAGASVFGLSRRETPIAHERFRWLKTDVTVEAEIDQAFEAVFAESGRIDLLVNNAGIGFFRDIESIDPVEWRRLIDTNLTAMFLCTRKVVPSMKAAGRGMIVNIGSVAGKRGIRGGTAYCASKFAVNGFSESLMEELRGFGIRVSCINPGSVMTEFFDHAGIEPKKHMQSDDLAQLIVSLVALPDGMLPDEMTVRPL; the protein is encoded by the coding sequence ATGAACCTTGCAGACTCAACTGCCGTTGTGACCGGCTCCAGCTCCGGCATCGGTCTGGCCATCTGCCGCGCCTTGCTCGACGCCGGAGCTTCGGTGTTTGGCCTCAGCCGCCGCGAGACGCCCATCGCGCACGAGCGGTTCCGCTGGCTTAAGACTGACGTGACCGTCGAAGCCGAGATCGACCAGGCGTTCGAGGCTGTGTTCGCCGAGAGCGGGCGCATCGATCTGCTGGTCAACAATGCTGGAATCGGCTTTTTCCGCGACATCGAATCCATCGATCCGGTGGAGTGGCGGCGGTTGATCGACACCAACCTGACCGCCATGTTCCTCTGCACGCGCAAGGTCGTGCCGTCGATGAAAGCCGCCGGACGCGGCATGATCGTCAACATCGGCTCGGTGGCGGGCAAGCGCGGCATCAGGGGTGGCACGGCCTATTGCGCCTCGAAATTCGCGGTTAACGGCTTCTCCGAATCACTCATGGAGGAGCTGCGCGGCTTTGGCATCCGCGTGTCGTGCATCAATCCCGGTTCTGTCATGACGGAGTTTTTCGATCACGCCGGTATCGAACCGAAAAAGCATATGCAATCGGATGACCTCGCCCAGCTGATCGTCTCGCTTGTTGCATTGCCAGACGGCATGCTTCCCGACGAAATGACCGTTCGCCCTTTGTAA
- the mazG gene encoding nucleoside triphosphate pyrophosphohydrolase: MKHEANPSIETLKESVLKHNAVTPAEHFERVVNLVRVLRSECPWDRKQTPESLAHLLLEESYELVHAIDTGDDPELKKELGDLFLHVCFQVLLADEAKKFSFIDVFEALCHKLISRHPHVFGDVKAETEQDVLGNWENLKMKEGRTSLLDGVPKAMSELLRAYRVQKKVAGIGFDWPSDEGVLDKLTEEIGELRNAASKQEREEEFGDLLFTIVNYSRFIDTNPEDALRKATNKFMDRFRKVEASVLASGKSWKEFSAEELNGLWNEAKKAK, from the coding sequence ATGAAGCACGAAGCGAACCCATCCATTGAAACACTGAAGGAGTCCGTTCTCAAACACAACGCGGTCACGCCCGCCGAGCATTTCGAACGGGTGGTGAACCTGGTGCGGGTGCTGCGCTCGGAGTGTCCGTGGGATCGCAAACAGACACCGGAATCGCTGGCGCACCTCTTGCTCGAAGAGAGCTACGAGCTGGTGCATGCCATCGACACGGGGGACGATCCTGAGCTGAAAAAGGAGCTGGGCGACCTCTTTTTGCACGTCTGCTTTCAGGTGCTGCTGGCCGATGAGGCAAAGAAGTTCTCCTTCATCGATGTCTTCGAGGCGCTCTGCCACAAGCTCATCAGCCGCCATCCGCATGTGTTTGGCGACGTGAAAGCTGAAACCGAGCAGGATGTACTCGGCAACTGGGAAAACCTCAAGATGAAGGAGGGGCGCACAAGCCTGCTCGACGGTGTGCCGAAGGCGATGTCGGAGCTGCTTCGCGCCTACCGGGTGCAGAAAAAGGTGGCGGGCATCGGTTTCGACTGGCCAAGCGACGAAGGAGTGCTCGACAAACTCACCGAGGAGATCGGCGAGCTGCGCAACGCGGCCAGCAAGCAGGAGCGCGAGGAGGAGTTCGGCGACCTGCTCTTCACGATCGTCAACTACAGCCGCTTCATCGACACCAACCCCGAAGACGCCCTGCGCAAGGCGACCAACAAATTCATGGATCGCTTCAGGAAGGTCGAAGCCTCTGTTCTGGCTTCAGGAAAAAGCTGGAAGGAGTTCTCGGCTGAGGAGCTGAACGGCTTGTGGAACGAGGCGAAGAAGGCGAAGTAA
- a CDS encoding alpha/beta hydrolase — MNEYYLETTVSGCYLVESPPGSGPFPLLAGFHGYGQTAEDELELLRNIPGSDRWIRLPIEALHPFINAKGQPGSSWMTRRDRDRRIAENVRYVDAVIGRVMAEQPVDGRLVLHGFSQGAGMACRTAVLGCHPVVGVMLLGGDIPPEIADCSRMRAVHIGRGDRDRFYPQKRFEADVARLREAGIEPVVSQFRGGHGPTAEYFDAAGRFLNKIGRG; from the coding sequence ATGAATGAATACTATCTCGAAACCACGGTCAGCGGCTGCTATCTGGTTGAATCGCCACCCGGCAGCGGTCCGTTTCCGCTGCTCGCCGGATTTCACGGCTACGGCCAGACCGCCGAAGACGAGCTGGAACTGCTGCGGAACATCCCCGGCTCGGACAGATGGATCCGCTTGCCGATAGAGGCGCTGCATCCGTTCATCAATGCCAAAGGCCAGCCCGGCTCGAGCTGGATGACCCGGCGCGACCGCGACCGACGCATCGCCGAAAATGTGCGTTATGTCGATGCGGTGATCGGGCGTGTGATGGCGGAGCAGCCGGTCGATGGTCGCCTCGTGCTCCACGGCTTTTCGCAAGGCGCGGGAATGGCCTGTCGAACCGCCGTGCTTGGGTGCCATCCGGTTGTAGGCGTGATGCTCCTCGGCGGCGATATCCCGCCGGAAATCGCCGACTGCTCAAGGATGCGCGCCGTGCACATTGGGCGGGGCGATCGTGACCGGTTCTATCCGCAGAAGCGTTTCGAGGCCGATGTTGCCCGCTTACGAGAGGCGGGGATTGAGCCGGTGGTGAGCCAGTTCCGGGGAGGGCATGGGCCAACGGCTGAGTATTTTGATGCTGCGGGAAGGTTTCTAAACAAGATAGGGAGAGGGTGA